The following are encoded together in the Thermoanaerobaculia bacterium genome:
- a CDS encoding type II secretion system protein GspG, protein MLSGFTLIELLIVIAIIGILSAIAIVNLLSAFQKARQKATIADMRNVGVMLETYNLNLDHYPVPGVDFNGMEGPGSLKELLRNYVPVASEPSVKDKWGNYYNYVSDGQTYWLESFGQDGKDGPQDISKDTPNEYSNDLVLEDGVFIAIP, encoded by the coding sequence TTGTTGTCAGGATTTACGCTGATTGAACTGCTTATTGTTATAGCCATCATTGGCATTCTATCCGCGATTGCTATCGTTAATCTATTGAGTGCATTTCAGAAAGCCCGACAGAAGGCTACGATCGCCGATATGCGGAACGTGGGCGTGATGCTGGAAACCTACAACCTCAACCTTGACCATTACCCGGTTCCCGGCGTCGATTTCAACGGGATGGAGGGGCCCGGCAGTCTAAAAGAACTTCTCCGAAATTACGTTCCTGTCGCCTCTGAACCCAGTGTCAAAGACAAGTGGGGAAATTACTATAATTATGTAAGTGATGGTCAGACATACTGGCTTGAATCCTTTGGCCAGGATGGCAAGGATGGCCCTCAGGACATCTCGAAGGACACCCCAAACGAATACAGTAATGACCTCGTTCTGGAAGACGGGGTCTTTATCGCCATACCCTGA
- a CDS encoding prepilin-type N-terminal cleavage/methylation domain-containing protein, translating into MKKQGFTLIELLIVVAIIGIIAAIAIPNLLNAVQRAKQKRTMADIRSAATAWEARAVDANCYSAVCGATCTFPTEAQDGIFTMLSPTYIKSLPTKDGWQKSMDFTVDSTTAAQEYGIRAGGKDLTITETTDYTCGTKTTDFDCDIVYANGGFIQWPEGVQQ; encoded by the coding sequence ATGAAGAAACAAGGTTTTACACTGATCGAGCTGCTGATCGTCGTTGCGATCATCGGTATCATCGCAGCTATCGCCATCCCGAACCTGTTGAACGCCGTACAGCGTGCCAAGCAGAAACGTACCATGGCGGACATCCGCTCTGCTGCGACTGCCTGGGAAGCCCGTGCAGTAGACGCAAACTGCTATTCCGCAGTGTGTGGAGCTACCTGCACCTTCCCCACCGAGGCTCAAGATGGAATCTTCACCATGCTTTCCCCGACGTATATCAAGTCCCTTCCCACGAAGGACGGATGGCAGAAGTCGATGGATTTCACCGTGGATTCCACCACTGCTGCTCAGGAATATGGAATCCGCGCCGGTGGTAAGGATCTGACGATCACGGAAACCACAGATTACACCTGCGGAACCAAGACGACCGATTTTGATTGCGACATCGTCTATGCCAACGGTGGATTCATTCAGTGGCCAGAAGGCGTACAGCAGTAA
- a CDS encoding M20/M25/M40 family metallo-hydrolase: protein MIQRTYSRILLYSFLGALLLGAFWLHHAMIPKNIVEEWETLPGREEVVVLQEYVRIDTSWPKSNTREAVAFWKRLFDAIGIESSTYQVGPDQFNFVAKIPGGPLPPLILHHHMDVSPVKNLKNWKNPPFGGVIEGPYLWGRGTLDMKHYGVIYYFAIREALEKGWKLRRPIYFIATPTEEMEMVRGTPWLLENKPELFPEGAVFLTEGGGFEVVTDFLKYCGILTYQKEWVFVELGEIDADRIAEITSALLPLFPRDDLVLFPGYELILNHLAPHRIAYRDILENVGKLYRDDQEKLKELPEPYLDLMRRSFSIHQRMGPDKTRLVLSLLPGDEPEEWIDRVGKVLSSMRQSYSISFASPKLNITPSNTDAFRSIQDSILEVFPAIDTGPYATPWKMNEGQYLRKPGYLSYGIAFVPINIFDMTHAGAADERIHLVHYMKGMDLGKAIVKHLAGDAD, encoded by the coding sequence ATGATTCAAAGAACCTATTCTCGTATCCTGCTCTACAGTTTTCTCGGCGCCCTGCTTCTCGGGGCTTTCTGGCTTCACCACGCAATGATTCCAAAAAACATTGTAGAAGAATGGGAGACCCTCCCCGGCCGGGAAGAGGTTGTTGTACTTCAGGAGTATGTGAGAATTGATACATCCTGGCCGAAAAGCAATACCCGCGAAGCCGTGGCATTCTGGAAACGTCTCTTCGATGCCATCGGGATCGAATCCAGCACCTATCAGGTAGGACCCGATCAGTTCAACTTCGTTGCAAAGATTCCCGGCGGACCTCTTCCTCCCCTGATCCTGCACCACCATATGGACGTCAGCCCGGTCAAAAATCTCAAAAACTGGAAAAACCCTCCCTTCGGAGGTGTGATTGAGGGCCCGTATCTGTGGGGCAGGGGAACCCTGGACATGAAGCATTACGGAGTGATTTACTACTTCGCCATCAGGGAAGCGCTTGAAAAGGGCTGGAAGCTTCGACGGCCCATATACTTTATTGCCACTCCCACGGAGGAGATGGAAATGGTGCGGGGAACCCCCTGGCTCCTGGAAAACAAGCCGGAACTCTTTCCTGAAGGTGCCGTGTTCCTTACCGAAGGCGGAGGCTTTGAAGTCGTAACCGATTTCCTGAAATATTGCGGAATTCTAACGTATCAGAAGGAATGGGTCTTCGTTGAGCTCGGGGAAATAGACGCGGATCGCATCGCTGAAATTACGAGCGCACTTCTGCCTCTCTTTCCCAGGGATGACCTTGTTCTCTTTCCTGGATATGAATTGATTCTGAATCACCTTGCGCCTCACCGCATCGCGTACCGGGATATTCTGGAGAACGTGGGGAAGCTCTACCGAGACGATCAAGAAAAACTGAAGGAGCTTCCCGAACCTTATCTTGATCTGATGCGGAGATCGTTCTCCATTCATCAGAGAATGGGGCCGGACAAGACAAGGCTGGTCCTCTCTCTTCTTCCCGGAGATGAGCCTGAAGAGTGGATCGACCGTGTAGGAAAAGTCCTTTCATCCATGAGACAGTCCTATTCCATCAGCTTTGCTTCCCCAAAATTGAACATTACCCCTTCCAACACAGATGCTTTTCGATCGATCCAGGACTCCATACTAGAGGTGTTTCCCGCGATCGACACCGGTCCCTACGCCACGCCGTGGAAGATGAACGAAGGGCAGTACCTGCGTAAACCCGGGTACCTATCCTATGGAATTGCATTTGTACCCATCAATATTTTCGACATGACCCATGCCGGGGCGGCGGATGAGCGTATCCACCTGGTCCACTACATGAAGGGGATGGATCTGGGAAAGGCCATCGTGAAACACCTTGCAGGTGACGCAGATTGA
- a CDS encoding M15 family metallopeptidase, with protein MIHNLFLRSMHRGIRFCIHRICIVLILMAGILFSPSCRNRTVETFDPGMEQQSISSRCFLYATIEDAENRVSPLGRLHPGERCEVRCIYPSGEWILFDLAEVRVQGFDHPLFTQAQWLANSPDMKAFSETLDEAGNLTIGSEPVDRDRPLPFSYEPSDLVDVDLHADTLGFPLRAPTRTGVDIRLRVEALAAFEAMFQQARREGIDLAIVSGYRSAEEQQVIFSMLTSRIPKQRTVARPGFSEHQLGTTADITCSRMHYMLMRDFELTPEGTWLKKNAGRFGIHLSYPKEDKDETGFTYEPWHFRYHGVSNSVLPLP; from the coding sequence GTGATCCATAATCTGTTCCTTCGCAGTATGCATCGTGGAATTCGGTTTTGTATCCATCGGATCTGTATCGTTCTCATCCTTATGGCAGGCATTCTCTTCTCTCCTTCCTGCCGGAATCGAACCGTGGAAACGTTCGACCCCGGGATGGAACAGCAGTCGATCTCTTCCCGCTGCTTTCTTTACGCCACCATAGAAGATGCTGAAAACCGGGTGTCACCCCTCGGCAGGCTCCATCCCGGCGAGCGGTGCGAAGTCCGGTGTATTTATCCCTCTGGAGAATGGATCCTCTTCGACCTTGCGGAGGTCAGGGTGCAGGGGTTTGATCATCCTCTTTTCACGCAGGCCCAGTGGCTTGCCAACAGTCCCGATATGAAAGCATTTTCAGAGACTCTCGATGAAGCCGGTAACCTTACGATCGGTTCCGAACCAGTTGACAGAGATCGGCCTCTTCCCTTCTCCTACGAGCCCTCAGATCTCGTTGATGTCGATCTACATGCTGATACGCTGGGGTTTCCCCTTCGAGCGCCTACTCGGACCGGTGTGGATATCCGCCTGCGTGTAGAAGCCCTTGCCGCGTTTGAGGCCATGTTTCAACAGGCACGCCGGGAGGGGATCGATCTGGCCATCGTGTCGGGGTACCGCAGTGCAGAGGAACAGCAGGTGATCTTTTCCATGCTGACCTCCAGAATCCCAAAGCAGAGAACGGTAGCCCGACCCGGTTTTTCGGAACATCAGCTCGGAACCACTGCGGATATCACCTGTTCCCGAATGCATTACATGCTGATGAGAGATTTTGAATTGACCCCGGAGGGTACATGGCTGAAAAAAAACGCCGGGCGATTTGGCATCCACCTTTCCTATCCAAAGGAAGATAAAGATGAAACGGGTTTCACCTATGAACCATGGCACTTCAGATATCATGGGGTTTCCAACTCTGTGTTACCCCTACCCTAG
- a CDS encoding sodium-dependent transporter, with the protein MNPGARGNWGSKFAFVLAAAGSAVGLGNVWRFPVEVGRNGGAAYVIVYFLCVLLMGVPVMMAEFSLGRSTGKNVLGAFSSLAPRSLWRGVGLLGILTGMAILSYYSVVAGWTVGYFIKGALGQFSQMSDPEAITHMFVSFIGSPANAVGYHALFMVITMIVVAGGVEKGIERWCKFLMPTLFGLLILLVIRSVTLEGAGAGLSFYLHPDFSKLDAGVILSAMGQAFFSLSLGMGAMVTYGSYLSRDDNLFTSSIFVSLTDSLVAFLAGLAIFPALFAVPGLKPEAGPGLIFMVLPNIFNRIPLGQIFGAGFFLLLTIAAVTSSISLLEVVVAHFVDDRGWKRKPAVITMGIGAFILGVPSALSLGAYKPLGDIVGGKGFLDLFDLVFGHFSLTIGALLLCLFITFKWGMKAAKGELLQAAPGALKPWMAAVINRIWPILIRWVCPILIGAIILYLIFTPEAL; encoded by the coding sequence ATGAATCCTGGAGCACGCGGAAACTGGGGTTCAAAATTTGCCTTTGTGCTTGCGGCGGCTGGTTCCGCTGTGGGTCTTGGCAATGTCTGGCGTTTTCCAGTTGAAGTCGGCAGGAATGGCGGCGCTGCTTATGTGATTGTCTACTTCCTTTGCGTTCTTCTTATGGGAGTTCCCGTCATGATGGCTGAATTTTCACTGGGGCGCTCCACAGGTAAAAACGTCCTGGGTGCCTTTTCTTCTCTTGCGCCCCGTTCATTGTGGAGAGGAGTCGGGCTTCTCGGGATCCTTACCGGAATGGCCATTCTTTCCTACTACAGCGTTGTTGCCGGATGGACGGTCGGCTATTTCATCAAGGGAGCTCTGGGCCAGTTCAGCCAGATGTCGGATCCCGAAGCCATCACCCATATGTTCGTCAGTTTTATCGGATCTCCTGCCAATGCAGTGGGGTACCATGCGCTGTTCATGGTGATCACCATGATTGTCGTTGCGGGGGGTGTGGAGAAGGGAATTGAGCGCTGGTGCAAATTCCTGATGCCTACACTCTTTGGTCTTCTTATCCTTCTCGTGATCCGTTCCGTTACCCTTGAAGGTGCAGGAGCGGGTCTCTCATTCTACCTGCACCCTGATTTCTCCAAGCTGGACGCGGGTGTCATTCTGTCCGCCATGGGACAGGCCTTCTTTTCGCTATCCCTCGGTATGGGGGCTATGGTTACTTACGGCAGCTACCTTTCCCGGGACGATAACCTCTTTACCTCTTCGATCTTTGTATCTTTAACCGATTCTCTGGTGGCTTTTCTGGCCGGTCTGGCAATCTTTCCGGCACTCTTTGCGGTTCCTGGTCTTAAACCCGAGGCCGGTCCAGGGCTCATTTTCATGGTACTTCCCAACATCTTTAACCGGATCCCCCTGGGGCAGATCTTCGGTGCGGGTTTTTTTCTCCTCCTTACGATAGCTGCGGTAACCAGCTCCATTTCCCTACTGGAAGTTGTTGTTGCACACTTTGTGGATGATCGGGGCTGGAAGCGAAAACCTGCTGTGATCACCATGGGGATCGGGGCTTTTATCCTCGGTGTTCCCTCGGCTCTATCCCTGGGAGCGTATAAACCTCTGGGCGACATTGTCGGAGGCAAGGGATTTCTTGATCTCTTTGATCTTGTTTTCGGACACTTTTCCCTGACCATTGGTGCTCTCCTCCTCTGCCTTTTTATTACCTTTAAGTGGGGGATGAAGGCAGCAAAGGGAGAGCTTCTTCAGGCTGCCCCCGGGGCTCTCAAACCTTGGATGGCAGCGGTTATCAACCGGATCTGGCCGATCCTGATCCGTTGGGTTTGCCCGATTCTGATCGGGGCCATTATTCTCTACCTTATTTTCACACCGGAAGCCCTCTGA
- a CDS encoding M23 family metallopeptidase: MIEIQVHPGNIRKRVKYFFLKRNHILVLGVVSTFVASFFAWALIIAPGGFTSHQTRLSFSESLAQRTRLLTEAKNMSTRAQELSTSLNEQRQMLEKFFAIYNISIDSSGQGGLPEIQVPDQVDGFDRLDYMDRKLKQQVAVSTKLLEELTAYEKENRSIVSLTPTICPLPRDTFLLTSPFGNRINPFTRKQDYHQGLDFAAPSGTPVMATADGKVSFAGRYPLRKSAAWWRYGNIVVLNHGDNFMTIYAHLDKALVKNGQKVSRGQTVGEVGNSGWSTSPHLHYEIRTNLVNGQTFVPVDPRIYILDHHWSNMDQILIAARGNTASNYEPIPTTFRR, from the coding sequence ATGATTGAGATCCAGGTTCACCCTGGGAACATCCGCAAGCGGGTGAAGTATTTCTTTCTGAAGAGGAACCATATCCTTGTTCTGGGAGTTGTGAGCACGTTTGTCGCGTCTTTTTTTGCCTGGGCTCTCATCATCGCCCCCGGCGGATTTACAAGCCATCAGACCCGTCTCTCTTTTTCCGAATCCCTTGCACAGAGAACGAGACTGCTCACCGAAGCCAAAAACATGTCCACCCGCGCCCAGGAACTTTCCACATCCCTGAATGAGCAACGTCAAATGCTTGAAAAATTTTTTGCCATCTATAACATCAGCATCGATTCCTCGGGCCAGGGTGGACTGCCGGAAATTCAGGTGCCGGATCAGGTGGATGGATTTGATCGGCTGGATTACATGGACAGAAAGCTTAAGCAGCAGGTTGCCGTCAGCACCAAGCTCCTGGAAGAACTGACGGCGTATGAAAAGGAAAATCGATCCATCGTAAGTTTGACGCCGACGATTTGCCCCCTCCCTCGAGATACCTTCCTCCTGACGAGCCCATTCGGTAATCGCATCAACCCCTTTACTCGAAAACAGGATTACCATCAAGGTCTTGATTTCGCTGCGCCATCCGGTACGCCAGTCATGGCAACCGCGGATGGAAAGGTCTCTTTTGCGGGCCGGTATCCCTTACGGAAGAGCGCGGCCTGGTGGAGATACGGGAATATCGTGGTGCTGAACCACGGCGATAACTTTATGACGATTTATGCTCATCTGGACAAAGCCCTTGTAAAGAACGGTCAGAAAGTCAGCCGCGGGCAGACGGTCGGTGAAGTCGGGAATTCCGGCTGGAGTACAAGCCCGCACCTCCATTATGAAATACGAACCAATCTGGTCAATGGACAGACCTTTGTACCCGTTGATCCGAGAATCTATATTCTGGACCATCACTGGAGCAACATGGATCAGATTCTTATCGCGGCCCGGGGTAATACGGCTTCCAACTATGAGCCCATCCCCACGACATTCAGGAGGTAG
- a CDS encoding DedA family protein, with protein sequence MDLGGLDLTSLSTFGIFTLLFLGAFGPTLPEEVILVIAGYLVHQGYLEWWTILPVAFFGIVISDNLLYLIGSHFGARVLRNRFVQKVFTIRRQRWVRRLFFRYKYSLFFLGRYFYGLRPAILLFAGLTRVRWSLFFLMDLASAAINTVLWIFLGYLFAPVFHHLLNFIRTFDLTILLIIIGIVTYYITEVVLLKLNVLREDQFPVKITAPYKIFSLALLIVLLKVLAHLLHRSA encoded by the coding sequence GTGGATCTCGGTGGACTAGACCTTACCTCCCTTTCGACTTTCGGGATCTTTACGCTGCTTTTTCTGGGAGCCTTTGGGCCGACCCTTCCGGAAGAGGTGATTCTGGTTATCGCCGGGTATCTTGTCCACCAGGGGTATCTTGAATGGTGGACTATTCTGCCGGTCGCCTTTTTTGGAATTGTCATCTCCGATAACCTTCTCTATCTGATCGGATCCCATTTCGGCGCTCGGGTACTCAGAAATCGATTCGTACAGAAGGTCTTCACAATCAGACGGCAACGATGGGTACGCCGCCTCTTTTTCCGCTACAAGTACTCTCTCTTCTTTCTGGGGCGCTACTTTTACGGATTGCGTCCTGCAATCCTCCTCTTTGCCGGCCTGACCCGGGTCAGATGGAGCCTCTTCTTCCTGATGGATCTGGCCAGCGCGGCCATCAATACGGTCCTGTGGATCTTTCTCGGATACCTGTTTGCTCCGGTATTCCATCATCTGCTCAATTTTATCCGGACCTTTGATTTAACCATCCTCCTGATTATTATCGGTATCGTGACTTACTACATCACTGAAGTCGTGCTCCTGAAGCTGAATGTCCTTCGAGAAGACCAGTTTCCCGTGAAGATTACGGCTCCGTATAAGATCTTTTCACTTGCGCTTTTGATCGTCTTACTTAAAGTACTTGCTCATCTATTGCACAGGAGCGCATGA
- a CDS encoding phosphoglucomutase/phosphomannomutase family protein, with protein sequence MTIAFGTDGWRGVIGDDFSFANVQTVARAMARFYRDKKWKGEGDRSAVVIGYDTRFLGETAALIVAECFAAAGVEPIVSKVHIPTPCLSFQVKHRGLLGGVMVTASHNPSLYNGLKFKAHYGGTASTEMYARMADFLEPEAPGEAIRPRREIRRENFIPDYLSYVRELVDLDLIGGQGWQILWDAMHGASGSLFMRLFESTSLYVKTLRSYPDPTFGGCQPEPIFKNLQLTVDELAVSPCDLAFASDGDGDRLGVLLPGPQFVTPHEVFALIALHMIKVRGQQGGIARTFSSSLYLDRIAEDMGVPLYETGIGFKYLCPHLTSGDVVVAGEESGGLAVAGGLPERDALVTASLLLETLSMRRYSLPQALCDLRRTYGDLHYARDDMELDDPEDADAFIDRLKTAPPDHIAGRRVTKVHEKDGLKFTFGDDGWLLFRRSGTEPLIRLYCELPSREAVTMTLREARSWISVD encoded by the coding sequence ATGACGATAGCATTTGGAACGGATGGGTGGAGAGGCGTCATAGGAGACGACTTCTCTTTTGCCAACGTTCAGACGGTCGCCCGGGCTATGGCCAGGTTTTATCGGGATAAGAAATGGAAGGGGGAGGGAGATCGAAGTGCCGTTGTGATCGGGTACGATACACGATTTCTCGGGGAAACCGCTGCCCTTATTGTGGCGGAATGTTTTGCCGCCGCCGGTGTGGAGCCGATTGTGTCAAAAGTTCATATTCCGACACCCTGCCTCTCGTTTCAGGTGAAGCACCGCGGACTGCTGGGAGGCGTCATGGTCACGGCCTCCCATAACCCTTCCCTTTATAACGGATTGAAGTTCAAGGCACATTATGGGGGAACCGCCAGCACCGAAATGTACGCTCGAATGGCTGATTTTCTGGAGCCTGAAGCGCCAGGTGAAGCCATTCGCCCGAGGAGGGAGATCCGAAGAGAGAATTTTATCCCCGATTATCTCTCCTATGTCAGGGAACTGGTGGACCTGGATCTGATCGGCGGGCAGGGGTGGCAAATTCTCTGGGACGCAATGCACGGTGCTTCGGGATCTCTCTTTATGAGACTCTTTGAATCGACATCTCTCTATGTGAAAACCCTACGCTCCTATCCCGATCCCACATTCGGTGGCTGCCAGCCTGAACCGATTTTTAAGAACCTTCAACTTACTGTGGATGAACTTGCGGTTTCACCCTGTGACCTGGCCTTTGCCAGTGATGGCGATGGCGATCGGCTCGGTGTTTTGCTTCCCGGTCCGCAGTTTGTCACCCCCCATGAGGTTTTCGCTTTGATTGCCCTCCACATGATAAAGGTCCGGGGGCAACAGGGAGGGATTGCCCGTACTTTTTCTTCCTCTCTTTATCTGGATCGGATTGCGGAAGATATGGGGGTTCCTCTTTACGAAACCGGTATTGGGTTCAAGTATCTTTGCCCCCACCTTACCTCCGGAGACGTGGTTGTTGCCGGGGAGGAAAGTGGCGGGCTTGCCGTGGCCGGCGGCCTTCCGGAACGAGACGCTCTTGTTACCGCTTCTCTCCTGCTTGAGACGCTTTCCATGCGCCGATATTCTTTACCTCAGGCCCTTTGTGACCTTCGGCGCACCTATGGAGACCTCCACTATGCCCGAGATGATATGGAACTGGATGATCCTGAAGATGCCGATGCCTTCATTGACCGGCTCAAGACCGCGCCTCCCGATCATATCGCGGGTCGCAGGGTGACCAAAGTACATGAAAAGGATGGATTAAAATTTACTTTCGGTGACGATGGCTGGCTTCTCTTCCGCCGTTCCGGAACAGAACCTCTTATCCGTTTATATTGTGAACTCCCTTCCAGGGAGGCCGTCACAATGACGCTGCGGGAAGCACGATCGTGGATCTCGGTGGACTAG
- a CDS encoding NDP-sugar synthase has product MVPHPESCESKTCTAVVLAGGEGTRLRPLTNERPKPVIPLTNRPFIHYQFNHFLEAGIDTVILTLSYRPDVLRSILGDRYKGLSILYTEEPEPRGTGGAIARLTEMASGDFVVTNGDVLCPCRVMDLIEFHRSRENDVSLLLVEVDDPSRFGVVDIDREDRILAFVEKPSLEEAPSHWINGGMYILSSSVIEEIPPDRPSSIEREIFPALIRKGYRVGGFRYQGYWVDVGTVDSYRKVHEDYLDGRWTWQDNVQAGRIDRVQRSFFENPPAEPTLRVYDSIIWSGFNPGRDIRVERSVLADRVTVGDHAFLRGAVVAPDTQIPADAVVEE; this is encoded by the coding sequence ATGGTACCCCATCCGGAATCCTGCGAATCCAAAACCTGCACAGCGGTTGTCCTGGCAGGTGGGGAGGGTACCCGCCTTCGACCCCTCACCAACGAGCGCCCAAAGCCAGTGATACCTCTGACAAACCGGCCCTTTATCCATTACCAGTTTAACCATTTCCTTGAGGCCGGAATTGACACGGTGATCCTCACGCTGTCCTATCGGCCCGATGTTCTCCGTTCCATCCTGGGAGATCGGTATAAAGGATTATCGATCCTCTACACCGAAGAACCGGAGCCCCGCGGAACGGGAGGTGCCATTGCCCGGCTGACAGAAATGGCGAGCGGGGATTTTGTGGTCACGAATGGTGATGTCCTCTGTCCCTGTCGGGTCATGGATCTTATTGAATTCCACAGATCCCGTGAAAACGATGTGTCCCTGCTTCTGGTTGAGGTTGACGATCCCAGCCGCTTCGGTGTGGTGGATATCGATCGGGAAGACAGGATCCTCGCTTTTGTTGAAAAACCGTCGTTAGAAGAAGCTCCCAGCCACTGGATTAACGGAGGCATGTACATCCTCTCTTCCTCGGTGATAGAGGAAATTCCCCCTGACCGTCCCTCCTCCATAGAACGGGAGATTTTTCCTGCTCTTATCCGGAAAGGATATAGAGTCGGAGGGTTTCGTTACCAGGGGTACTGGGTTGATGTGGGAACCGTTGATTCCTATCGGAAAGTTCATGAAGACTATCTGGATGGCCGGTGGACCTGGCAGGATAACGTGCAGGCGGGAAGGATTGACAGGGTCCAAAGGAGTTTTTTCGAGAATCCACCCGCTGAACCAACTCTCCGGGTGTACGATTCGATTATCTGGAGCGGATTCAATCCCGGTCGGGATATTCGTGTGGAACGTTCCGTTTTGGCGGATCGTGTGACGGTGGGAGATCATGCTTTTCTGCGAGGTGCCGTTGTGGCGCCGGATACGCAAATCCCGGCTGATGCCGTAGTGGAGGAATAG
- the sfsA gene encoding DNA/RNA nuclease SfsA, with protein MLLPAPIQPALFQDRRKRFLADCLFPDGRVETIHCPNSGSLRSCLEPGCPVLLSYHPEKGRSTRYTLEWSRMSDTWIGIHSRIANDLVLEALQNQAIPGLETYESLERERPFGNGRRVDFLLSREDQRCYLEVKSVTFLNDDGILKFPDAVTVRGRHHIDALIEERQRGSRAVLLFLVQRADGLAVAPAEEIDPDYADAMRRALREGVEIRAFRAEIFPPEMRVGQELPVLSHAPSRK; from the coding sequence ATGCTCCTTCCCGCACCTATTCAGCCTGCCCTTTTTCAGGATCGAAGAAAGAGGTTCCTTGCAGACTGTCTCTTTCCCGACGGGAGGGTAGAAACGATCCACTGCCCCAACTCCGGATCTCTTCGCAGCTGTCTTGAACCGGGATGCCCCGTTCTTCTTTCTTACCATCCGGAGAAGGGTCGATCCACACGCTACACTCTGGAATGGTCCCGGATGTCCGACACCTGGATCGGGATCCACTCCCGGATAGCCAACGATCTCGTGCTCGAAGCCCTGCAGAATCAAGCCATTCCGGGACTGGAGACTTATGAGTCTCTGGAAAGGGAGCGACCCTTCGGGAACGGCCGTCGTGTCGACTTTCTCCTCTCCCGGGAAGACCAGCGATGCTACCTTGAGGTAAAAAGCGTAACGTTTCTCAACGATGATGGGATCCTCAAGTTTCCGGATGCCGTCACGGTGAGGGGTCGTCATCATATCGACGCTTTGATAGAGGAACGACAACGGGGCTCACGGGCCGTCCTTCTTTTTCTGGTTCAAAGGGCAGACGGCCTTGCCGTGGCACCTGCGGAGGAGATTGATCCCGATTATGCGGATGCCATGCGGCGGGCTCTCCGGGAAGGAGTGGAAATACGCGCCTTTCGTGCCGAGATATTCCCCCCCGAGATGAGGGTAGGACAGGAACTTCCTGTCCTCTCTCATGCTCCTTCCAGGAAATAA
- a CDS encoding periplasmic heavy metal sensor, with protein sequence MKHLLTLTLALLMLGGTLLAQGAPQDRTPQPIQALAQYLNLTQEQVDAWMVLLEDLRTATLPLHQAIQDKSAELQALLESESPDPAAVGALVLEIQQLKEEIRLLEEAYRDGFVALLTPEQLGKFNELLQAERLQRILPALKALKLF encoded by the coding sequence ATGAAACATCTACTGACACTCACTCTCGCTCTTCTTATGCTGGGCGGCACACTGCTGGCCCAGGGGGCGCCCCAGGATCGAACGCCTCAGCCCATCCAGGCACTGGCTCAGTATCTCAATCTAACCCAGGAACAGGTGGATGCCTGGATGGTTCTCCTGGAAGACCTCCGCACCGCCACCCTGCCCCTGCATCAGGCGATTCAGGATAAGAGTGCGGAGCTTCAGGCTCTTCTGGAAAGTGAATCTCCCGATCCCGCGGCTGTGGGTGCGCTGGTCCTGGAAATCCAGCAGTTGAAGGAAGAGATTCGACTCCTTGAGGAAGCCTATCGAGATGGATTCGTTGCTCTTCTGACCCCTGAGCAGCTGGGAAAGTTCAATGAATTGCTTCAGGCGGAACGGCTTCAGCGCATTCTGCCGGCGTTAAAGGCGTTAAAGCTCTTTTAA
- a CDS encoding periplasmic heavy metal sensor, with translation MKRNAMIVVFLFLTSILTAQAGLDLPQGKWWTKAEVRENIKLSDDQVRRLDSIFLNHMERLIDLKAEMEKAELNLKELLDAPVLEEKEALTLLDRLIKARGQLERTRAEMLIRMRLELTPDQWARVKRFVDGRRGQFQDGRERMRDRFPDRHPGPPNDPPPNGPGRPQ, from the coding sequence ATGAAGCGTAATGCCATGATTGTTGTCTTTCTTTTTCTGACCTCGATTCTGACTGCACAGGCGGGTCTGGACCTGCCCCAGGGAAAGTGGTGGACGAAAGCGGAAGTAAGAGAAAATATAAAACTTTCCGATGACCAGGTTCGCCGGCTCGACTCCATCTTCCTCAATCACATGGAGCGCCTGATTGATCTAAAGGCTGAAATGGAAAAGGCGGAACTCAATTTGAAGGAGCTGCTTGACGCTCCTGTTCTCGAGGAAAAGGAAGCCCTGACTCTTCTGGACCGACTTATCAAGGCCAGGGGACAGCTCGAGAGGACACGGGCGGAAATGCTTATCCGCATGCGGCTGGAGCTGACTCCGGATCAGTGGGCCAGGGTGAAGCGCTTTGTGGATGGCCGCCGTGGTCAATTTCAGGACGGCCGGGAACGTATGCGGGACCGATTTCCTGACCGGCATCCCGGACCTCCTAATGATCCACCCCCCAATGGTCCGGGCCGACCCCAGTAA